Proteins encoded within one genomic window of Oikeobacillus pervagus:
- a CDS encoding YhgE/Pip domain-containing protein, with translation MKRSLIGAEFKEIVTNRKVIIPIIAVLFVPVLYAGMFLWAFWDPYAHLKDLPVAVVNNDKGADFEGEQLKLGKDLVKELKKVDEFNFKFVDHDKAYRDLENRKYYMVVEIPENFSKNATTLLDDHPKKLQLKYVPNESFNFLSAQIGETAMKEIRAELQKNITKTYAETMFDKIKDVADGLDKASDGAKQLNDGAIKLSDGSKKIKSNLETLASKSIEFTQGVNKANDGTKQLASGARELNSGLGQLKNGHGQLLNGTNELKKGTDQLAAGIGKVHTGLNTVDGKMNELIAGTNQAAAGVQQFAGSLPELQSKTGQLASGATQVDQGIGQLQSQLVAQQKQMEQLAGMLQQTLPPEQFAQIAAKLPSPEQGQKLQESLNALKNGSSQVAAGTGALNQTIANQVVPNMNKLNGGLNQISSGQKQLKDGIHALALGSGDLHTGVQKLQAGEKELLSGMSIFNQKLGEAQAGTGKLAIGADTLTNGLNQLSDGSAKISEGTHKLAEGSKDLSDGTDQLSDGTNELHEKLSDGAEQANSVDAKDGNYEMMAEPVKVENKGIHKVPNYGTGFAPYFLSLGLFVGALLLSIVFPLREPAVRPKSGLAWFFSKFGILVGIGIAQALLADGILLLGLGIEVQSVPLFIFTTIITSITFVTLIQMLVSIMGDPGRFIAILVLIFQLTTSAGTFPLELIPKVLQPINALLPMTYSVSALKAVVSSGDYSFLWYNVSILLSFTVFFAVLTAIFFIALHKRQFSRTVTEE, from the coding sequence TTGAAGCGTTCGCTAATAGGTGCAGAATTTAAGGAGATTGTGACAAATCGTAAAGTCATTATTCCGATTATTGCAGTACTTTTTGTGCCAGTATTATACGCAGGAATGTTTTTATGGGCCTTCTGGGATCCGTACGCTCATTTAAAAGATCTACCTGTTGCTGTTGTAAATAACGACAAAGGGGCAGATTTTGAAGGAGAACAGTTAAAGCTTGGAAAAGATTTAGTTAAAGAGCTGAAGAAGGTTGATGAATTTAATTTCAAATTCGTCGATCATGACAAGGCTTATCGGGACTTAGAGAATAGAAAGTATTATATGGTTGTTGAAATACCAGAAAACTTTTCAAAAAATGCAACGACATTATTAGATGACCATCCGAAGAAATTACAATTAAAATATGTTCCAAATGAAAGTTTCAACTTCCTTTCAGCGCAAATTGGAGAAACAGCTATGAAGGAAATTCGAGCTGAACTACAAAAAAATATTACAAAAACATATGCAGAAACGATGTTTGATAAGATCAAAGATGTGGCGGATGGATTAGATAAAGCAAGTGATGGAGCAAAACAATTAAACGATGGTGCCATTAAACTATCGGATGGCTCCAAAAAAATTAAAAGCAATTTAGAAACATTGGCATCTAAATCAATTGAGTTCACTCAAGGAGTGAATAAGGCAAATGATGGAACAAAACAATTAGCTTCTGGAGCAAGAGAATTAAATTCCGGTCTTGGTCAATTGAAAAATGGCCACGGACAGCTGCTGAATGGTACAAATGAATTGAAAAAAGGAACCGATCAATTAGCGGCAGGTATTGGAAAAGTTCATACAGGGTTAAATACCGTAGATGGTAAAATGAACGAACTTATAGCGGGAACGAATCAAGCTGCGGCCGGTGTTCAGCAATTTGCTGGAAGTCTTCCAGAGTTACAAAGTAAAACCGGTCAATTAGCTTCAGGAGCTACGCAAGTGGATCAAGGGATTGGCCAATTACAGTCACAATTAGTCGCTCAGCAAAAACAGATGGAACAACTAGCTGGTATGCTACAGCAAACGTTACCACCTGAACAGTTTGCCCAAATCGCAGCTAAGCTTCCTTCACCTGAGCAAGGACAAAAATTACAAGAAAGCTTAAATGCATTAAAGAATGGAAGTTCCCAAGTAGCCGCAGGCACAGGTGCTTTAAACCAAACCATTGCCAATCAAGTTGTACCTAATATGAATAAACTAAATGGTGGTTTAAATCAAATTTCATCGGGACAAAAGCAATTAAAAGACGGAATCCATGCACTTGCATTAGGATCTGGTGACCTTCATACAGGTGTTCAAAAATTACAAGCTGGTGAAAAAGAGCTTTTATCTGGAATGTCTATATTCAATCAGAAATTAGGGGAAGCTCAAGCTGGCACAGGAAAATTAGCTATAGGAGCAGATACATTAACAAATGGTCTAAATCAATTATCAGATGGTTCAGCTAAAATTAGTGAGGGTACTCATAAATTAGCAGAAGGTTCTAAAGACCTTTCTGATGGTACAGATCAATTATCAGACGGTACCAATGAATTACACGAAAAATTAAGTGATGGAGCAGAGCAAGCTAATTCAGTTGATGCCAAAGATGGAAACTATGAGATGATGGCAGAACCTGTGAAAGTTGAAAATAAAGGGATCCATAAAGTTCCTAACTATGGAACCGGATTTGCTCCGTATTTCTTATCATTAGGTTTATTCGTTGGAGCCTTATTATTATCGATTGTATTCCCGCTTCGAGAACCTGCTGTTCGTCCGAAAAGTGGTTTAGCTTGGTTCTTTAGTAAATTTGGAATTTTAGTTGGAATTGGGATCGCCCAAGCGTTGTTAGCCGATGGAATCTTATTATTAGGATTAGGAATTGAAGTTCAAAGTGTCCCATTATTTATTTTTACTACCATTATTACAAGTATCACTTTCGTTACGTTAATTCAAATGCTTGTTTCAATTATGGGGGATCCAGGACGATTCATTGCAATCTTGGTCTTAATTTTCCAATTAACAACAAGTGCTGGTACATTCCCACTTGAGTTAATTCCAAAAGTACTACAACCAATTAATGCATTATTGCCGATGACTTATTCAGTTTCAGCATTAAAGGCCGTTGTATCTAGTGGAGACTACTCCTTCTTATGGTATAATGTGTCAATATTACTTTCATTTACAGTCTTTTTTGCGGTACTGACGGCTATATTCTTTATAGCATTACACAAACGTCAATTTTCTCGTACTGTAACAGAAGAATAA
- a CDS encoding TetR/AcrR family transcriptional regulator, whose product MAVDRKHQIIEAATKSFTLFGYKATTMEQVAKLANVGKGTIYTFFKNKDDLFDEIVMTLIKEMKEAAEATIQEGSSFVENAHRALYKILEFRKEHKLAIKLFQEEKEMGTPAVNEVMRKIENAVLNYIKEKVTQAINNGEIKECNSEITAFVFVKLYISLIFDWEQHHEPLEKDEIADLFELYLIKGLSK is encoded by the coding sequence ATGGCAGTTGACCGGAAACATCAAATTATTGAAGCTGCAACAAAGTCGTTCACTTTATTTGGATACAAGGCAACAACGATGGAGCAAGTCGCAAAACTTGCTAATGTTGGAAAAGGAACGATCTATACCTTTTTCAAAAACAAAGATGATTTATTTGATGAAATTGTTATGACATTAATTAAAGAGATGAAAGAGGCTGCAGAAGCAACCATTCAAGAAGGTTCCTCTTTCGTAGAAAATGCCCACCGTGCCCTATATAAAATTCTAGAATTTCGTAAAGAGCATAAACTAGCAATCAAATTATTTCAAGAAGAAAAGGAAATGGGCACTCCTGCAGTAAATGAAGTCATGAGGAAAATTGAAAATGCCGTTCTTAATTACATTAAAGAGAAGGTAACGCAAGCAATTAACAACGGTGAAATAAAAGAATGTAATTCTGAGATTACAGCTTTTGTCTTCGTAAAACTTTATATCTCCCTTATTTTTGACTGGGAACAACATCATGAGCCTCTTGAAAAAGATGAAATTGCTGATTTATTTGAACTTTACTTAATTAAAGGGTTATCAAAATGA
- the cyoE gene encoding heme o synthase: protein MQNASTVISKEPLSQIVSETIKTGIIKSNLIAMFAGLALALYSNEIHPFQKLPEILFAMIGSILTIGAAGVFNNVYDRDIDSIMNRTKNRPTVKGTIQFKKAILLGVFMTLFGLMTLALASPLAALFGFLGLFFYVVPYTMWSKRRTIYNTEIGSISGATPPLIGWASITPDMTHPGLLGLFAVIVLWQMPHFYAIAIRNHDEYKAAGVPMLPVIKGFKRTFIQTNVYLVALIVVSFLFTSISLFIAIVAFVLSVVWLILSVFRYKKMSPEIWAKWMFIFSLNYITILFGTIIVYCLIGSIF from the coding sequence ATGCAAAACGCGTCCACAGTAATATCGAAGGAACCTTTATCCCAAATTGTGTCGGAAACAATTAAGACAGGAATTATAAAATCAAATTTAATTGCGATGTTTGCTGGTTTGGCATTGGCTCTATATTCAAATGAAATTCATCCATTTCAAAAACTTCCTGAAATACTATTTGCTATGATTGGGTCAATCCTTACAATTGGGGCAGCTGGAGTGTTTAATAATGTATATGATCGTGACATCGATTCGATTATGAATCGAACAAAAAATCGTCCAACTGTTAAAGGAACGATACAGTTTAAGAAGGCGATTCTTCTAGGTGTCTTTATGACCTTGTTTGGACTAATGACTCTAGCCTTAGCTTCCCCTCTTGCTGCACTTTTTGGCTTTTTAGGTTTGTTTTTTTATGTGGTACCTTATACAATGTGGAGTAAACGTCGTACCATCTACAATACTGAAATTGGAAGTATTTCAGGGGCAACACCTCCACTTATCGGTTGGGCATCGATTACACCAGACATGACACATCCAGGTCTTCTAGGGTTGTTTGCTGTCATCGTACTCTGGCAGATGCCTCATTTTTATGCAATCGCCATTCGGAATCATGATGAATATAAAGCGGCGGGAGTACCAATGCTTCCTGTCATTAAAGGGTTTAAGCGAACCTTTATTCAAACAAATGTGTATTTAGTCGCATTAATAGTGGTTAGTTTTCTTTTTACTTCCATTAGTCTTTTTATTGCGATTGTCGCATTTGTTTTAAGTGTAGTTTGGCTTATTTTGAGTGTCTTTCGCTATAAAAAAATGTCACCTGAGATATGGGCAAAATGGATGTTTATTTTTTCCCTTAACTATATCACGATTTTATTTGGTACGATTATTGTGTATTGTTTGATAGGGAGCATTTTCTAA